The Hymenobacter sp. GOD-10R genome includes a window with the following:
- a CDS encoding MJ1255/VC2487 family glycosyltransferase — translation MNILYGVPGEGLGHATRSKVVIGHLLSQGHEVRVVSSSRAYQVLATNFPGRVYEIKGFHLAYKNLTVSKSRTAAMTLRTAPENLLTNFTRYRQLLRDFEPELVISDFESFSYLFAKAHRLPVISIDNMQIISRAELDIVVPPVERGNLTLARQIVRAKLPGSQHYFVATFFKLPIIKENTTLVPPIIRPEILAVKPTLGKHVLVYQSATTQKDLVPLLQGMPKQEFRVYGFNKEENHGNVQLRAFSEQGFIEDLASAQAVITNGGFSLISEAVYLHKPICAIPIPAQFEQFLNAAEVEKLGYGRHFTALTADNVKAFLYDLSTFEQVLSSYKQVGNTELFAHLDELLRAF, via the coding sequence ATGAACATCCTGTACGGCGTACCCGGTGAAGGACTCGGACACGCAACCCGTAGTAAAGTGGTAATCGGACACTTGCTGAGCCAAGGGCACGAGGTGCGTGTAGTGAGCAGTTCGCGGGCGTATCAAGTACTGGCTACAAACTTTCCGGGGCGTGTCTACGAGATTAAGGGCTTTCACTTGGCTTATAAGAATCTGACCGTTTCGAAGTCGCGCACGGCGGCTATGACGCTGCGCACAGCCCCAGAAAACCTGCTTACCAACTTCACGCGCTACCGGCAACTGCTGCGCGATTTTGAGCCTGAACTGGTCATTTCTGATTTTGAATCGTTCAGCTATTTATTTGCCAAAGCCCATCGCCTTCCGGTTATCAGCATTGATAATATGCAGATAATCAGCCGAGCGGAGCTAGATATTGTGGTGCCGCCTGTAGAACGGGGTAATCTAACCCTAGCTCGCCAAATTGTGCGTGCTAAGCTGCCGGGTAGTCAGCATTACTTTGTTGCTACCTTCTTTAAGTTGCCGATAATTAAGGAGAATACTACGCTGGTACCACCTATCATCCGACCCGAAATATTGGCAGTCAAGCCTACGCTAGGCAAGCACGTGCTGGTATACCAGTCGGCTACCACGCAGAAAGATCTGGTGCCGCTGCTGCAAGGGATGCCGAAGCAAGAGTTCCGGGTGTACGGCTTCAACAAAGAGGAAAACCACGGCAATGTGCAGTTGCGGGCTTTCAGTGAGCAGGGCTTTATTGAAGACCTAGCTAGTGCTCAGGCTGTCATTACGAATGGAGGCTTCTCTCTTATCAGCGAGGCTGTGTACTTGCACAAACCTATCTGCGCGATACCTATTCCAGCGCAGTTTGAGCAGTTTCTGAACGCGGCCGAAGTAGAAAAGCTAGGCTACGGTCGACACTTTACGGCCCTCACGGCCGACAACGTCAAAGCCTTTCTGTACGACTTGAGCACGTTTGAGCAGGTATTATCTAGCTACAAACAGGTTGGCAACACGGAGCTGTTTGCGCACTTAGACGAACTACTGCGCGCTTTTTGA